The following coding sequences lie in one Acidobacteriota bacterium genomic window:
- a CDS encoding sigma 54-interacting transcriptional regulator — translation MLRQDSASRAPSPQTPPAPRRMVGVRGRDRRVALADFLAYLAGGLRPSDDPRELRRRFEEGLRRLMPFRMLLLRDSRHDHPHPATALDRIVLEVPGFRPDTSVIEALIEPGATLDGWDHDLLQTVRYVAALVTEVERCRALLPGRRAREDESPPLIGSSAAIRTLRERIDRVAATDFTVLIEGESGAGKELVARHIHDMSPRHRGPFVAVNCAAIVDSLLEAELFGIEDRTATGVRGRRGKFELADEGTLFLDEVSDLSPSAQAKLLRAIQDLAVERVGGQGARRIDTRIVVATNRSLLELVEKGRFRVDLYYRLNGVEIHVPPLRQRREDIPELATFFLERHKLVRRLKLTAPALDALIAFDWPGNVRELERVVERAVALARTDEIRLDDLPTLIARGYVEALMPSLARDETLRMWSSRYARLVLERHNHNKRKACRALGISYHTLRSHLRYRPRGQSLVAESQPGDETEREDEREEDGEGGQV, via the coding sequence ATGCTCCGGCAGGACTCTGCGTCGCGCGCCCCGTCGCCGCAAACGCCGCCCGCGCCAAGGCGGATGGTTGGCGTGCGCGGGCGCGACCGGCGGGTGGCCCTCGCCGATTTCCTCGCGTATCTGGCCGGCGGCCTTCGCCCCAGCGACGACCCGCGCGAGCTGCGAAGGCGATTCGAAGAGGGGCTGCGCCGGCTCATGCCATTCCGCATGCTGCTGCTGCGCGACAGCCGGCACGACCATCCGCATCCGGCCACCGCCCTCGACCGCATCGTCCTCGAGGTCCCCGGGTTCCGCCCGGACACCAGCGTCATCGAGGCCCTGATCGAGCCTGGCGCGACGCTGGACGGCTGGGACCATGACCTCCTGCAGACCGTGCGGTACGTGGCGGCGTTGGTGACGGAGGTCGAACGCTGCCGCGCGCTCCTGCCCGGCCGACGGGCGCGGGAGGACGAATCGCCGCCGCTGATTGGGTCCAGCGCCGCGATCCGGACGCTTCGGGAGCGGATCGACCGCGTGGCTGCCACCGATTTCACCGTGCTGATCGAAGGTGAGAGCGGTGCGGGCAAGGAACTCGTCGCGCGCCATATCCACGACATGAGCCCGCGGCACCGCGGGCCGTTCGTCGCGGTGAACTGCGCCGCCATCGTCGACTCGCTGCTCGAGGCCGAGCTGTTCGGGATCGAAGACCGCACCGCGACGGGCGTCCGCGGCCGCCGCGGCAAGTTCGAGCTGGCCGACGAAGGCACGCTCTTCCTCGACGAGGTGTCCGATCTCTCACCGTCGGCGCAGGCGAAGCTGCTCAGGGCCATCCAGGATCTCGCCGTCGAGCGCGTCGGCGGACAAGGCGCCCGCCGCATCGACACGCGCATCGTCGTGGCCACGAACCGCAGCCTCCTGGAACTGGTCGAAAAGGGGCGTTTCCGGGTCGACCTTTACTACCGTTTGAATGGCGTGGAGATCCACGTGCCCCCATTACGGCAGCGGCGCGAGGACATCCCCGAGCTGGCCACGTTCTTCCTGGAGAGGCACAAGCTCGTACGCCGGCTCAAGCTCACCGCCCCGGCCCTCGACGCGCTGATCGCGTTCGACTGGCCCGGGAATGTCCGCGAGTTGGAGCGCGTGGTAGAGCGAGCGGTCGCGCTCGCGCGCACCGACGAGATCCGCCTGGACGATCTGCCGACGCTCATCGCGCGCGGATACGTGGAGGCGCTGATGCCCTCGCTCGCGCGCGACGAGACGCTCCGGATGTGGAGCAGCCGTTACGCCCGGCTGGTGCTGGAGCGCCACAACCACAACAAGCGGAAGGCGTGCCGCGCGCTTGGCATCAGCTACCACACGCTGCGATCGCACCTGCGGTATCGCCCGCGCGGACAATCGCTGGTGGCCGAGTCGCAGCCGGGCGACGAGACCGAACGGGAAGACGAGAGGGAAGAGGACGGGGAAGGGGGCCAGGTCTGA
- a CDS encoding BrnA antitoxin family protein, with protein sequence MRRVGRPPFGDEPRQLIAIRVDPDVLDQFRKEARRRHVGYQTLINEVLAQHIGKDVA encoded by the coding sequence ATGCGACGTGTTGGGCGGCCTCCGTTCGGTGACGAACCCCGCCAGTTGATCGCGATTCGTGTCGATCCGGACGTGCTCGATCAGTTTCGCAAAGAGGCGCGCCGCCGGCATGTAGGCTACCAGACGCTGATCAACGAGGTTCTCGCGCAACACATCGGCAAAGACGTGGCGTAG
- a CDS encoding BrnT family toxin — MFEWDLRKAEANAAKHGVSFDDAVTVFLDAKALDGPDVQHSRAEARFRRLGRAADGRVLIVAYTFRRSTDAKTIRISPRRASRRERAAYGAKD; from the coding sequence GTGTTCGAGTGGGACCTGCGGAAGGCCGAGGCCAACGCGGCGAAGCACGGCGTGTCGTTTGACGATGCCGTAACCGTATTTCTCGATGCCAAAGCCCTGGACGGCCCAGATGTGCAGCACTCGAGGGCCGAAGCACGATTTCGACGCCTGGGCCGAGCTGCCGACGGCCGCGTGCTGATAGTCGCCTACACCTTCAGGAGAAGCACCGATGCAAAAACGATCCGGATCAGCCCGCGGCGGGCGAGCCGCCGCGAACGCGCGGCGTACGGCGCGAAGGATTGA
- a CDS encoding DUF3825 domain-containing protein: MGSASAASALTSAAARLTLGRAAGLRPDGRGRPEVPRGSSPTETHVNRRCRKSLNTAQRGRRPICVSSRLARKESAPNERGSARNASTNRIRKPLSNGVAEGENSQRPTLLLPLAIVDDEVVDIALVVTRNPSGSYQGRTVLPLDWAYQNARLVCRPDSDWLVPAFIKDVDTVSEPDEEEAASGAVTVP; the protein is encoded by the coding sequence CTGGGCAGCGCATCAGCAGCGTCTGCACTCACATCAGCCGCTGCCAGGTTAACGCTCGGACGCGCGGCAGGCCTACGCCCAGACGGGCGTGGGCGCCCCGAAGTTCCACGCGGCTCTTCTCCAACGGAAACCCACGTCAATCGCCGGTGCCGAAAGTCTCTGAATACGGCGCAGCGGGGAAGGCGGCCAATTTGTGTCAGTTCACGCCTGGCGCGCAAGGAATCCGCCCCGAACGAGCGCGGATCCGCCCGCAACGCTTCTACCAACCGTATCCGCAAGCCGCTATCCAACGGAGTTGCTGAAGGAGAAAATTCTCAGCGACCAACTCTCCTTCTGCCGTTGGCAATCGTAGACGACGAGGTCGTTGATATCGCTCTCGTCGTGACCCGGAACCCCTCAGGGTCATATCAGGGACGAACAGTTCTTCCTTTGGATTGGGCATACCAGAATGCCCGACTTGTGTGCCGGCCCGATAGCGATTGGCTGGTGCCGGCCTTCATCAAGGACGTGGACACAGTAAGTGAACCAGACGAGGAGGAGGCGGCAAGCGGGGCAGTTACCGTACCATAA